A window of Gossypium raimondii isolate GPD5lz chromosome 7, ASM2569854v1, whole genome shotgun sequence genomic DNA:
agaagaaaatataGAAGAAATAGCTTCATTGGATGCCATTAATGGTGGCAAGCTGTTCTCTCTTTGCAAGCTCATCGACATACCAGCTGCTTCAATGGCACTACGTTACTATGCAGGTGCAGCTGATAAAATCCATGGAACCGTGTTGAAATTAAGCAAAGGACTCCAAGGTTACACTCTTAGGGAACCCATTGGTGTTGTAGGAGCTATAATCCCATGGAATTTCCCCACTATCATGTTCTTCATGAAGGTTGCACCAGCATTAGCTGCTGGCTGCACCATTGTGGTTAAACCAGCTGAACAAACCCCTCTTTCAGCTCTTTATTATGCTCATCTTGCTAAGCTGGTAATTAAAAGCTTGGATTAAATGAAACAATGTTGAGGGGGTCGGCTCTCTTTTGAGagaagtttttaaaggttggtCTGTTGAGCAGCTAATCGGACTTTCAAACAATAGAAGTATTATGCCTAAAGTGTTCATGCTCGGTTTTAATCTTGGATTTCATCTTTCGACTTCAAAGAGAGCCCAACCGGGTTCACAAAGTTTGTGGGAAAGCCTCGCCACCAAGaaaatgttttatcattttagggcCAAATGATAAAACATTTCCTTGGTGAACCTAGGCACTCCAGTCAAACCACGTGAACCCATTTGTGCTCTCCTCAAAGTAGAGAAATAAAACCCGAGGCTAAAATCGAGTATAGTCACCTCAGGCACAATACTTTTATTGTTTAAGGGTCTGATCAACTACTCGACAGACAACACTTCAAATTTTTCTCCCAGAGTACTTATCCCACAACAAAGTTTTTCGATTGTCCATGAAATGGAAATTATGTtgttgaatgtttttttttgttttttttcttgtttacatTGAAATTGCTCAGGCTGGTGTCCCTGATGGAGTGCTTAATGTTGTGAATGGATACGGAGAGACTGCTGGTGCTGCCATTAGCTCTCATATGGACATTGATAAAGTAAGCTttgatttcatttatatatatagaggATTTTCACTTGGTTCAAAGCtccaaattgttttaattgagtCTTCTAACTTTGTTGATTAGGATTTTTTGTTAATCTAATCATTAGTTTGGATTATAAATGTTAGTTTGAATCTAACATCGAAGCGAATCAAGGAATTTTTTTTGAggaatcaaaattgaattttaaaattttaagatgttaaatataaattttatcatatattaatttatgattttatgatttttaaaagggttaaatagatttttttttcattttttagaaGGGCCAAAGCATAATTTTCCcctatattaatttataatttgatcatttataaGGGactataattacaattttttaatttgagggGCGGATTAGGGCCCTTGCCTATCCCCTTTATATCCGCCTTTAACATGAAGCATATTTTAAACATGTGTACCTATTGTATTAATAGCTTGAATTTGacatgttgaaaaaaaaatagggtGTCAAGTCCCTCTATTATAAGGGCCGGCTCAAATCAATTCCTTtactattaaatgaattaatttaatccttgaactagtgaaaagaataaaataatgttaaattttgatagggttaacatttattgtttaaaaatcacataaaattttttttctgtttgcaaacccaaaaatatataaaaataccaactcattaaataataaataacattttttaaacACTAAATGTTACTCTATTTTGactttatttgattctttttactaatacaaagattaaaatgataaatttaatagtatAGGAATTAACTTGAACCGGTCCTTATAATAGTGGGACTCAGGGACAATGCAAAGGGGGATAGGTAGCCCTACCCCTGCCTCAAATggtaaattatcattttaatcttttaaagtttttaaatttataagttagtTTAATGATAGAAATACACATTGATCCCTTAAAGATGAAAAGTTTTAGTTTAATCCCTTTTAAGATTCTAAAATAACAagcatatacaaatataaaattgtactttgatccattttaaattttataatttaaatttggcCCTCAAAGATAAAATTTTGGCTTTGTCCCCAGTAGGACTTGCTATGTACTTTCTCCTTTAAGGATTcaattagaatgttttaaaattcgggaccaatttaaaatacCGGTCTTAATCCAGGGATGTCTGTTGCAATTAAGTCGTATTGTCGAAGAAATGAGCTTACTTGATGGGATTTTCAGGTGAGTTTTACAGGGTCAACTGAAGTTGGTCGTAAGATAATGGTAGCAGCAGCAACAAGCAATTTGAAGCCAGTTTCATTAGAGTTGGGTGGCAAATCACCATTGTTAATATTTGATGACGCCGATGTTGATGAAGCTGCAAATATTGCTTTCAATGGCATGTTCTTCAACAAAgtaggtgtttttttttttttttatgttcaaactgtaactttacaatttggtacatgaatttaacaaaaacattAGCAATGTTTCTAAATTTGTAGGGAGAAATTTGTGTGGCGAGTTCTCGTGTTTATGTACAAGAAGGTATTTATGATAAGATTGTGGACAAGTTGGTAGAGAAAGCAAAAGCATTGGTTGTTGGAGATCCTTTTGACCCTCAAGTTAATCAAGGACCCCAAGTAAGTTTTATTATAATGAACCTTAGTTACGCTAAACCTGTTTAAGGGATTGGATTATTTGCTTCGGTTTAAATGCTCGCTtgaaatttgaggaaaaaaagggttaatttcatgaatttcaaaCTATGGCCTTTATTCTGAATTCGTCCCAAATTTCAAAACGTTTTAATTATTTCCTTAAACAATTAATGTTATATCAATCAGGTCATTCTATTATTGAAACCATTAAATAAAACGTAAAATCTTATGTGACataacttaaaatgaaaattttaataaattatttgcatAGGCGAATACAAGAATGCCAGGTAAGGCATTGGCTCCCAAATAATAGAAAATCGTTTTTTagtcttttaaaaatgttaaaattaaaagtttatatatggtaaaattgcactttagactttcaaaaagaaattttttttatttaattccttcaaaaataatgaaatcataaCTTAATAcatgatgaaattacattttgatctcttaagaattttataattcaattccaagACCTTAAAATAATTTCTGAATCCACCCTACTGTTTGAGCTCGGTTTGGATTTGGCCCAACTCGTGAACATGTATAGAACCGAacctatataaattaatatgaataaccgcttcttctttttttgacaAATGGTGTAGACTGATAAGAAGCAATTCGAGAAAATCCTATCATACATCGAGCATGGCAAAAGAGAAGGAGCTACTTTACTAACAGGAGGCAAACACATTGGCCAAAAGGGATATTACATACAGCCTACCATATTTGCTGATGTTAAGGTAACAAATATATTGTTTGGACAACCTTAAAAATCTATgatgtttttttatatgtttcttCATCTATGGGGACCTTTTGTTTAACAGGATGATATGATCGTagcaaaaaatgaaatttttgggcCAGTAATGTCATTGATGAAGTTCAAGTAagtagcttttatttaaaaaaaagaaaaaaaactatgttGGTAAATGTACCATAGGCCCTTGTATTAAGAGTCGAATTGCATTTTACCCTTCTACTTTCAAAACGGGCAAATTAGTTATTGAActttagatcaaagagcaaatcgGTCCTtctgttataaattacattcatttctattgttaaaaactggtccATGTACGTTAGCACAAGGCACACGTAGCATGACAAGTGTAACTGTCTGGTTATTTCGTCAACCACGCCAGTTTTTTacaatagaaatagatgaaatttttaacagaaaggaccaatttagtctttaatctaatttataaggactaattttcccctattttttagtaaaagagACAAGATGCAATCTAATTTTCAGTACAAAAGCCTCCATTTTACTTTTACCATACTATGTTTTTGTTCTTGTCTCAATGAAACAAATTCATGTaccattttgttttttcttttgtaagaACTATGGAA
This region includes:
- the LOC105780881 gene encoding aldehyde dehydrogenase family 2 member C4; protein product: MADHCNGSSHSSESFANIPPIKFTKLFINGNFVDSVSGKTFEAIDPRTGEAITLVSKGDKEDVDLAVKAARFAFDNGPWPRLSGSERGRILMKLADLIEENIEEIASLDAINGGKLFSLCKLIDIPAASMALRYYAGAADKIHGTVLKLSKGLQGYTLREPIGVVGAIIPWNFPTIMFFMKVAPALAAGCTIVVKPAEQTPLSALYYAHLAKLAGVPDGVLNVVNGYGETAGAAISSHMDIDKVSFTGSTEVGRKIMVAAATSNLKPVSLELGGKSPLLIFDDADVDEAANIAFNGMFFNKGEICVASSRVYVQEGIYDKIVDKLVEKAKALVVGDPFDPQVNQGPQTDKKQFEKILSYIEHGKREGATLLTGGKHIGQKGYYIQPTIFADVKDDMIVAKNEIFGPVMSLMKFKTMEEGIKRANNTTYGLAAGVITKDLNVANTVSRSVRAGVVWINCYTVFDMDCPYGGYKMSGFGRDYGLDALNQYLQIKSVVTPIHDSPWH